CACCAGGAATAAGAAGTGTCGAGGTCACTTCAGAAGGTAAACAGAGTAAACAGTGAGTAAACAGAGTGATTAATCACCTTAGGGAACGATGCCAGAGGAGATAGTGGTACAACCCCTTGCAAAGATTTGGCTTCGGGCAACCTTCCAAAGAGGAAATCACAAAGCCCTCTTAGAGAAaatactaacgatggtatttcttaatcactAGGTGCCCGggtctggactaagtgctggggtaaatagaagataatcagatcagacagtccctgtcccaaccggGGTTCAAATGGTGGTGAGACAGAAGTGATCCACTAGTGGGACCCAAGGTGGGGGAATCTCTGGCTGAGCTGTCCAAGGTGCTTTCCCTggcgggagtggagggagggacgcGCAAAACACCCTCTTCCATAAAAGGGTGCAGAAGATTTCACCTTGTTTTGAAATCTGCATTGCAATTAAAGATGATGTTAATTTGAATGGGAggtggaaagggctgattttttcCATAGCTCAATGTCTGGCCCTGCAAGGTACAGTTAGGTAGTAAGAGGCTtgaggagagcaaagggtgagGAACTAGGAagaagtgggtgaagagaacagataagATGAAGATAAGTTGAGGAAGGCCTTGAAGCCAAAAGGAAAGGAGTTTATCCTTGATaatgagggagataataataataatgatggtggtatttgctaagcgcttccttctactaataataatgttggtatttgttaagcacttactatatgcctagcactattctaaacgctgaggtagatacaaggggaattagattgtcccatgtggggctcacagtcttcattcccattttacagatgagggaactgaggtccagagaagttaagtgacttgcccaagatcacacagctgacaagtggcagagccaggattagaacccacgatctctgactcccaagcccgggcttttcccactaagctatgcttagtatgtgcaaagcactgttctaagcgctgggggggatacaaggtgatcaggttgtcgcacatggagctcacagtcttaatccccattttacagatgaggtaactgaggcacagagaagtgaagtgacttgcccaaagtcatacagctgacaagtggcagagccaggattagaacccataacctctgactcccaaacccgtgctctttccactgtaccacgctgattctctagccAATCGAGGTTTCTTAGGGGAAGAGAGATGTGTGGAGAGAAGAGTTGTGCAGCTCATGACATTTTAAGCTTGTGATCCAGGCAACAGCGTGTAGGATAGCTAGAAGCAGGGCAAGGGAAAACGAGACTAATAAAGGTAGTTTAACCATGATATGGCCAGAACTTGGACCAGGGACGTAGCTGTTTGGAGAAGATATGAATCAAAAAAATAttatggaggaagaactggtgagATTTAATGCTGATTAACATAAAAGTGAAAGACGACATCATGGCTGgaagcttctgggacagggaagatcGTGGTGATGCCCACTTGGGAAGTGAGATGGGATAGttaagaggaagaggagtggttttagaggaaagaagaaaagttcGATCTTAGAAATTTCTCGTTAAAGGTGTCTGCTGGATATCTAAGTGAAGACATCTAGCAGGCAAGAGAAATGCAGCATTGTAGAAAGGTgagaagtcaggactggagaggtaaatttggaaatcatcaacCTAGAGGTTGTAGCTAAGGCCAGGGAGCTCATACTTGTATTCAGACCACAGTCCATGTTATGTGTGCTGTCAAAAAAATCATAAGAGTCATTCTCTGGAGTAGGAGACCCATCTAGGGATCCTAGAATGGCCATCTTGCTAGTCACCCCTTAACCAGAAAGCCCATGTAGTCCATCCCAAATCAGGAGCACAAAAGTTAACTGAACAGAAGGTAAATAATGTAAACATATCTAGAGAAACCTCCTTTGTTAAGCCATTCCAGTATCTTACAGTCTCCATTGTTGATAAATTGTTCCTCATATCTCCACTTCCGGGGTTTACATAGGcccattcatttttcctttcattgAGAACATTCACCTTAGCACTTTTGAATAACAGACATGTAAAAAAAAGGATTTGCTAGGAGAGGTAACATGAGCTAATGTAAAGAGAATGGGATGATGAAAAGTCAGGAGgggtgggttctggtcccaggtctgtcacccaactgctgtgttatcttggataAACCTCTTAacctcattgggcctcagtttactcatctctaTGACTGGAATAATACCTGTTTATCCCCTTCCCCAAAagagggatgttgtgaagacaaAATGAGAGAAGTAAGCTGATAGTACTGAGTGTTTTATTCCTTTGTGATCAGAAGATAACAGAAatctgtgtggtttttttttacattttgctCTGCCGCTTTCCATTATCCTTGTCCTAACTTTGCGATCATTTGATTCTTATTATAGGCCATCTGATGGGGAAAAAGAGCATTGGAGATTTCCCCTCTGATTTTGAAAGAGAAAGCAAGATACCTCTGTCCACATTACCAGAAAACTTGAAGCAGCTGAGTGAGTACCTGCGGTGGGAAGAAACAGCTAAGAATTTGCTCCAGCTGCTAGAGGGGAATGATGACAGAAACAATCAGCCCCTCCGAGAAGAGCCCCCAGGGTCTCCCAGAAACACTTGGGCCTTGGACAACAATAACAATTTTAGAGATGTAAGTTTAAACTAGCAAAGGGTAAATCTTTGATGGCTGGAGAAGGTAGGTGGGTGGGGTGTCTGTAAATGcaggtgtttcattcattcagtagtatttgttgaacacatcaatcacaattattgaacacttccaagagtacaatataacagagtt
This portion of the Ornithorhynchus anatinus isolate Pmale09 chromosome 3, mOrnAna1.pri.v4, whole genome shotgun sequence genome encodes:
- the LOC114810038 gene encoding gastrin-releasing peptide, with translation MRVGEVFPGKWRSLSPFILLTLVLFEAPRGAAAPVQPSKGNPLAKIYPRGSHWAVGHLMGKKSIGDFPSDFERESKIPLSTLPENLKQLSEYLRWEETAKNLLQLLEGNDDRNNQPLREEPPGSPRNTWALDNNNNFRDVVDYLLQVLNMKESTPS